A stretch of the Sulfuritortus calidifontis genome encodes the following:
- a CDS encoding EAL and HDOD domain-containing protein produces MLRWLAGLFGNSPDKRKATQQPGETAGTASFLGRSPILNRKLAVIGYEFQARQAMDAGLLDKLIQEGETLFSGRRLTFVPLHPASLDLPQVARLPATGAVLRLSAPGQPVSPEQAETILMQAQQLRAQGYAFAVDATLAVGPLAALLPSARYLTLDVKGGDPVWLLEQQKRCAAAYPNAQLIARNIDSLEMLDACRKLGFHGFQGTYLTGQKDWAQPRVDGSRSVILELIGCLKQEDVDFKVLARIASQDVSLYYRLLRYANSAAFGLNKKYDSLEQAMVLLGRQGLHQWLTLMLFCSSQGGELDVALRETAFARARLVELLVQGKCSRAEGEQAFLVGLLSLVDALFQMPLEDVLQKLALPEPVLDALLHRSGKFGTYLSLAIACEKGYEGAVEELAKECGLSSDQVNAKHLAALNWALEFNDKLDELDREQP; encoded by the coding sequence ATGTTGCGATGGCTGGCAGGTCTGTTCGGCAACTCCCCCGACAAGCGCAAGGCGACGCAGCAGCCCGGTGAGACGGCGGGGACGGCGAGCTTCCTCGGCCGCAGCCCCATCCTGAACCGCAAACTGGCCGTCATCGGCTATGAGTTCCAGGCCCGGCAGGCGATGGACGCCGGCCTGCTCGACAAGCTCATCCAGGAAGGTGAAACCCTGTTCAGCGGCCGCCGCCTGACCTTCGTCCCCCTGCATCCGGCGTCGCTCGACCTGCCGCAAGTGGCCCGGCTGCCCGCGACCGGCGCCGTGTTACGGCTTTCCGCCCCCGGCCAGCCGGTCTCGCCCGAACAGGCCGAGACCATCCTGATGCAGGCGCAACAGCTGCGGGCACAGGGCTACGCCTTCGCAGTCGATGCGACTTTGGCGGTCGGCCCCCTGGCCGCCCTGCTGCCCAGCGCCCGCTACCTCACGCTCGACGTCAAGGGCGGCGATCCGGTCTGGCTGCTCGAACAGCAGAAACGCTGCGCTGCCGCCTACCCCAACGCCCAACTGATCGCGCGCAACATCGACTCGCTGGAAATGCTCGACGCCTGCCGCAAGCTGGGCTTCCACGGCTTCCAAGGCACCTACCTGACCGGCCAGAAGGACTGGGCCCAGCCCCGGGTCGACGGCAGCCGCAGCGTCATCCTCGAACTGATCGGTTGTTTGAAACAGGAAGACGTCGACTTCAAGGTCCTGGCCCGCATCGCCAGCCAGGACGTCAGCCTCTATTACCGCCTGCTGCGCTATGCCAACTCGGCTGCCTTCGGCCTGAACAAGAAATACGATTCGCTGGAACAGGCCATGGTCCTGCTCGGCCGCCAAGGCCTGCACCAGTGGCTGACCCTGATGCTGTTCTGCAGCAGCCAAGGCGGCGAGCTGGATGTCGCCCTGCGCGAGACCGCCTTCGCCCGCGCCCGCCTGGTCGAGCTCCTGGTCCAGGGCAAATGCAGCCGGGCCGAAGGCGAGCAGGCCTTCCTGGTCGGCCTGCTCTCCCTGGTCGACGCCCTGTTCCAGATGCCGCTCGAAGACGTGCTGCAAAAGCTGGCCCTGCCCGAGCCGGTGCTCGACGCCCTGCTCCACCGCAGCGGCAAGTTCGGCACCTACCTGAGTCTGGCCATCGCCTGCGAGAAGGGGTACGAAGGTGCAGTCGAGGAACTGGCCAAGGAATGCGGCCTGTCCAGCGACCAGGTCAACGCCAAGCACCTGGCCGCCCTGAACTGGGCGCTGGAATTCAACGACAAGCTGGACGAGCTGGACCGGGAGCAGCCCTAG
- a CDS encoding monovalent cation:proton antiporter-2 (CPA2) family protein, with product MHTTLGLIVFLLAAAVLATTLFRALNLPALLGYIAIGVIVGPSALALAPSSEEGRHLAEFGVVFLMFSIGLEFSLAKLRVMRRQVFGFGGLQVILSMLAGLAAGLALGLGWAAGVALGGVLAMSSTAIVSKLLADQNELDQPHGKLILGALLFQDLAVVPLLIFIPSLASGGDMFGELAQAGLKAVIGLGLILTLGQKLLRPWFHLIAKRKSSELFMLNVLLITLGLAYATEVAGLSLALGAFVAGVLISETEYRYQVESDIRPFRDVLMGLFFISVGMLLDLNMVAQHWGVLLLVTTALVGLKFALVALLAWALREPAHIAVRTGLGLAQGGEFGLVLLGLTASHGLIGPGMEQTVLAALMLSMIAAPFLVQYSQRIVQRLAGSEWLHRAQDVHAIAVKSFGVSDHVILCGYGRNGQGLARMLEAEGVPFMALDDDPGRIKAAVAAGDNVVFGDSTRTEVLMAAGIRRARAVAITFADTGAALKVLAAVQHLKPGMPVIVRTIDENDLDRLKEAGATEVVPEVLEGALMLGSQTLLMAGVPLATVLKRIRQMREQRYSSLRGFFSGLDEAEQNQNEQERLLPLHITPNLKCVDMRLGDLELDDIGVQVVAVRRHGIRGSEPNADTVLQAGDIIILRGAPDGLAAAEMRLGAV from the coding sequence ATGCATACCACTCTGGGCCTGATCGTCTTCCTCCTCGCCGCCGCCGTGCTGGCGACCACCCTGTTTCGCGCGCTCAACCTGCCCGCCCTGCTAGGCTATATCGCCATCGGCGTCATCGTCGGGCCGTCCGCCCTCGCCCTGGCGCCAAGCTCCGAAGAAGGCCGACATCTGGCCGAATTCGGCGTGGTCTTCCTGATGTTCTCCATCGGCCTCGAATTCTCCCTGGCCAAGCTCAGGGTCATGCGCCGCCAGGTCTTCGGCTTCGGCGGCCTGCAGGTGATCCTGTCCATGCTGGCCGGCCTGGCGGCCGGCCTTGCCCTCGGCCTGGGCTGGGCCGCCGGGGTCGCCCTGGGCGGGGTGCTGGCCATGTCCTCCACCGCCATCGTCAGCAAGCTTCTGGCCGACCAGAACGAGCTGGACCAGCCGCACGGCAAGCTGATTCTGGGCGCCCTGCTGTTCCAGGACCTGGCGGTGGTGCCGCTCTTGATCTTCATCCCCTCCCTCGCCTCCGGCGGCGACATGTTCGGCGAACTGGCCCAGGCCGGGCTCAAGGCGGTCATCGGCCTCGGCCTGATCCTGACGCTGGGCCAGAAGCTGCTGCGGCCCTGGTTCCATCTCATCGCCAAGCGCAAGTCGAGCGAGCTGTTCATGCTCAACGTGCTGCTGATCACCCTGGGCCTGGCCTATGCCACCGAGGTGGCCGGGCTGTCCCTGGCCCTGGGCGCCTTCGTCGCCGGCGTGCTGATCTCGGAGACCGAATACCGCTATCAGGTGGAAAGCGACATCCGCCCCTTCCGCGACGTGCTCATGGGCCTGTTCTTCATCTCGGTCGGCATGCTGCTCGACCTCAACATGGTCGCCCAGCACTGGGGCGTGCTGCTGCTGGTCACCACCGCCCTGGTCGGGCTCAAGTTCGCCCTGGTCGCGCTTCTGGCCTGGGCGCTGCGCGAGCCGGCGCACATCGCCGTGCGCACCGGCCTGGGCCTGGCCCAGGGTGGCGAGTTCGGCCTGGTGCTGCTCGGCCTCACCGCCAGCCACGGCCTGATCGGCCCCGGCATGGAGCAGACCGTGCTCGCCGCCCTGATGCTGTCGATGATCGCCGCCCCCTTCCTGGTGCAATACAGCCAGCGCATCGTCCAGCGCCTGGCCGGCAGCGAATGGCTGCACCGGGCACAGGACGTCCACGCCATCGCGGTGAAAAGCTTCGGCGTATCCGATCACGTCATCCTCTGCGGCTACGGCCGCAACGGCCAGGGCCTGGCCCGGATGCTGGAGGCCGAGGGCGTGCCGTTCATGGCCCTCGACGACGATCCTGGCCGCATCAAGGCCGCGGTCGCCGCCGGCGACAACGTGGTGTTCGGCGACTCGACCCGGACCGAGGTGCTGATGGCTGCCGGCATCCGCCGCGCCCGCGCCGTGGCCATCACCTTCGCCGACACCGGCGCCGCGCTCAAGGTACTGGCCGCCGTCCAGCACCTGAAGCCCGGCATGCCGGTGATCGTGCGCACCATCGACGAGAACGACCTCGACCGACTGAAGGAGGCCGGTGCCACGGAGGTGGTGCCCGAGGTGTTGGAAGGCGCCCTGATGCTGGGCTCGCAAACCCTGCTTATGGCCGGCGTGCCGCTGGCCACCGTGCTCAAGCGCATCCGCCAGATGCGCGAACAGCGCTACAGCTCGCTGCGCGGCTTCTTCTCCGGCCTGGACGAGGCGGAGCAGAACCAGAACGAGCAGGAACGTCTGCTGCCGCTGCACATCACCCCCAACCTCAAGTGCGTGGACATGCGCCTGGGCGACCTCGAGCTGGACGACATCGGGGTGCAGGTGGTCGCCGTGCGCCGACACGGTATCCGCGGCTCGGAGCCCAATGCCGACACGGTTTTGCAGGCAGGCGACATCATCATCCTGCGCGGGGCGCCGGATGGGCTTGCCGCCGCCGAAATGCGCCTGGGCGCGGTTTAA